One genomic segment of Fusobacterium mortiferum ATCC 9817 includes these proteins:
- a CDS encoding glycogen debranching protein, translating to MYSVDFGFPVLGATVLDTGINFGIYCKNKKNVILNIYDFAHNTEPTLSLKLDEKINKTGDIWHIFLRRAKEGVIYSWKIDDSPELLDPYAFSYTNHKECKNKKSIAVKKELFKERHLDTPMSESIIYEVHIKLFTQNSNSLVKFPGKYKGFMEKIPYLKELGITAVEFLPVYEWDEYTGRYDSHNKVLENVWGYNPISFFAPTKKFSSKKNLDSFDEVVELKELIKELHKNGIEVILDVVYNHTAEGGNGGHLYNFKAMNKSGFYILEKDGENYTNYSGCGNTFNCNTVMSKDIILNSLKYWYLDMGVDGFRFDLAPILGRDEYGQWGGQSILNEIAQDPILSHCKLISESWDLGGYYVGDMPAGWSEWNGKYRDVVRKFIKGDFGQISDLVKRISGSPDIFKRGNRSPYNSINFISCHDGFTLYDLVSYNTKHNLNNGENNRDGENHNNSYNWGEEGETKNTEILNLRKKLIKNFFLILMISQGTPMFLMGDECGRTQHGNNNAYCQDNKSTWLDWERAEEFKDIYNFVKNMIKLRKSYSIFKKDSYWECDDCKASDVILHGTKLHSPDFSYHSLSIAFELKDINSDTKFYIALNSYYGDLQFELPPLEKGKKWYVLVDTSKEDKYNFSNTPTPVDKKSYLVKSRSSIILISK from the coding sequence ATGTATAGTGTTGATTTTGGTTTTCCTGTACTTGGAGCTACTGTTCTTGATACAGGAATTAACTTTGGTATCTATTGTAAAAATAAAAAAAACGTTATTCTAAATATATATGATTTTGCCCACAATACAGAGCCAACACTCTCTTTGAAGTTAGATGAAAAGATTAATAAAACTGGGGATATTTGGCATATTTTTCTAAGGAGAGCTAAAGAAGGAGTAATATACTCTTGGAAAATAGATGATTCTCCTGAACTTTTAGACCCCTACGCTTTTTCATATACCAATCACAAAGAGTGTAAAAATAAAAAATCTATCGCTGTAAAAAAAGAACTTTTTAAAGAGAGACATCTTGATACTCCAATGAGTGAGAGTATAATATATGAAGTCCATATTAAACTATTTACTCAAAATTCTAACTCTCTTGTAAAGTTTCCTGGAAAATATAAGGGATTTATGGAAAAAATTCCTTATTTAAAAGAACTAGGAATTACAGCAGTAGAGTTTCTCCCTGTATATGAATGGGATGAATATACTGGTAGGTATGATTCACATAATAAGGTTTTAGAAAATGTATGGGGATATAATCCCATTAGCTTCTTTGCTCCTACAAAAAAATTCTCTAGTAAAAAAAATCTAGATAGTTTTGATGAAGTTGTAGAGTTAAAAGAACTTATTAAAGAGTTACATAAAAATGGAATAGAAGTCATTTTAGATGTAGTATATAACCATACTGCTGAAGGTGGAAATGGTGGTCATCTATATAACTTTAAAGCTATGAATAAAAGTGGATTCTATATATTAGAAAAAGATGGAGAAAATTATACTAACTACTCTGGCTGTGGTAATACATTTAATTGTAACACTGTAATGAGTAAGGACATTATTCTAAACTCATTAAAATATTGGTATCTTGATATGGGAGTTGATGGATTTAGATTTGACTTAGCACCTATCCTAGGAAGAGATGAATATGGACAATGGGGAGGTCAATCTATACTTAATGAGATAGCTCAAGATCCTATTCTATCCCATTGTAAACTTATCTCTGAAAGCTGGGATTTAGGTGGTTACTATGTAGGAGACATGCCTGCTGGATGGAGTGAATGGAATGGAAAATACAGAGATGTAGTTAGAAAGTTTATCAAAGGAGATTTTGGGCAGATTTCAGATTTAGTTAAGAGAATTTCAGGAAGCCCTGATATTTTTAAAAGAGGAAACCGTTCTCCATACAACAGCATTAATTTTATCAGTTGCCATGATGGATTTACTCTCTATGATCTAGTTAGTTACAATACAAAACATAATTTAAATAATGGAGAAAATAATAGAGATGGAGAAAATCATAACAACTCATACAACTGGGGAGAAGAAGGAGAAACTAAAAATACAGAAATCTTAAATCTAAGAAAAAAATTGATTAAGAACTTCTTCCTTATTCTTATGATTTCTCAAGGAACTCCTATGTTTTTAATGGGAGATGAATGTGGTAGAACACAACATGGTAATAACAATGCCTACTGTCAAGACAATAAATCAACTTGGCTTGATTGGGAAAGAGCAGAAGAGTTTAAAGATATCTACAATTTTGTTAAAAATATGATTAAACTTAGAAAAAGTTATTCTATCTTTAAAAAGGATAGTTATTGGGAATGTGATGATTGTAAGGCAAGTGATGTTATCCTTCATGGAACTAAGCTTCATTCTCCAGATTTTTCATATCATTCCTTAAGTATAGCTTTTGAATTAAAGGATATAAACAGTGATACAAAATTCTATATTGCACTAAACTCTTACTATGGAGATTTACAATTTGAATTACCCCCTCTTGAAAAAGGTAAAAAATGGTATGTACTTGTAGATACTTCTAAAGAAGATAAATATAACTTCTCTAATACACCTACTCCAGTAGATAAAAAATCTTACCTTGTTAAATCAAGAAGTTCAATCATTTTAATAAGTAAATAA
- a CDS encoding CAP domain-containing protein, producing the protein MKKVFIVILLFFLNILYINAEDYQDIILRKVNNFRVESGLKPLKLNKELNKIAIVKAKDMAKEEKLSHNSEKFGMTFNLIKEKGIRYSAAAENIARWHDTPEFVADRWIESKGHRGNILNPAYDETGIGLAQDKNGKNYWVQLFIKRKK; encoded by the coding sequence ATGAAAAAAGTTTTTATTGTAATCTTATTATTTTTTTTGAATATTCTCTATATAAATGCTGAAGATTATCAAGATATAATTTTGAGAAAAGTTAATAATTTCAGAGTAGAGAGTGGGCTGAAGCCATTAAAATTGAATAAGGAATTAAATAAAATAGCAATAGTTAAAGCAAAGGATATGGCAAAGGAAGAAAAGCTATCACATAACAGTGAAAAATTTGGAATGACTTTTAATCTTATTAAAGAGAAAGGGATAAGATATAGTGCTGCTGCAGAAAATATTGCAAGATGGCATGATACTCCCGAGTTTGTAGCTGATAGATGGATAGAGTCTAAAGGTCATAGAGGAAATATATTAAATCCAGCTTATGATGAAACAGGAATAGGGCTTGCTCAAGATAAAAATGGTAAAAATTATTGGGTACAGCTATTTATTAAGAGAAAAAAATAA
- a CDS encoding HU family DNA-binding protein — MTKKEFVELFGAKAELKTKVEAEKLTKAFLETLEEVLVKGDSVAFIGFGKFEAAKRAERTCINPQTKKPMKIAARKVAKFKPGKNLLEKMNPVVEKKAAKGKKKSK, encoded by the coding sequence ATGACAAAAAAGGAATTTGTAGAATTATTTGGAGCAAAAGCAGAGTTAAAAACAAAAGTAGAAGCTGAGAAATTAACAAAGGCTTTCTTAGAAACACTTGAAGAGGTATTAGTAAAAGGAGATAGCGTAGCTTTTATAGGATTTGGAAAATTTGAAGCAGCAAAGAGAGCAGAAAGAACTTGCATCAATCCACAAACTAAAAAGCCTATGAAAATTGCTGCAAGAAAAGTTGCAAAATTCAAACCTGGTAAAAACTTATTAGAAAAAATGAATCCAGTTGTAGAGAAAAAAGCAGCCAAAGGAAAAAAGAAAAGTAAATAA
- a CDS encoding putative glycoside hydrolase, whose product MRENKKFMISILGVIALYIVTITTTAGITRDIGKNNTNIMVEQDINKQATDVNVVEKQEEQVLPLKEIKIPEKAPKKIFAYTINIKTPIYAEPDGKIQKDSLKKAVKVEVLEEKIVETPKEIKIKKEDGTYETKTNIEKSYWRRITYGKNNEIREGWIRTGSLTEDIHKVIPSNLKNIDFTPVPKKEYVNNPRIDVKGIYLTVNTASSTKRMDELIELAKRTGINAFVIDVKEDFGKMLFKTEAELKYIGKNDKRYPINDIQAFIKKLKDNNIYAIARIVSFKDPTYAAKHPDKAIIKRATGKPFTNSDGVIWVSPHDRYLWEYNIAVAKEAAKVGFNEIQFDYVRFPASNGGKLDKELDYRNSTGESKPETIQKYLKYARKELEPLEVYISADIYGQVPSSDDDMGLGQHWEVISNEVDVISPMAYPSHYGRGVYGIPVPDAEPYKTIYHTTLDGINRNYNLTYPSQIRPWLQAFTAKWVKGYIPYGKKEIEAQVKALEDLGINQYLLWSPSNRYGIVEK is encoded by the coding sequence ATGAGAGAAAATAAGAAATTTATGATTAGCATACTTGGAGTCATAGCACTATATATAGTAACTATTACTACTACAGCTGGAATAACTAGAGACATTGGTAAAAATAATACAAATATTATGGTAGAGCAAGATATAAATAAACAAGCAACAGATGTAAATGTAGTTGAAAAACAAGAGGAACAGGTACTACCTTTAAAGGAGATAAAAATACCAGAAAAAGCACCTAAAAAGATTTTTGCTTATACGATAAATATTAAAACTCCTATCTATGCTGAACCTGATGGAAAAATACAAAAGGATAGCTTGAAAAAAGCAGTAAAGGTGGAAGTTTTAGAAGAAAAAATAGTAGAAACTCCAAAGGAAATAAAAATAAAAAAAGAAGATGGGACTTATGAGACAAAAACTAATATTGAAAAAAGTTATTGGAGAAGAATAACTTATGGAAAAAATAATGAGATAAGAGAAGGATGGATAAGAACAGGAAGCTTGACTGAGGATATACATAAGGTAATACCATCTAACTTAAAAAATATAGATTTTACTCCTGTCCCTAAAAAAGAGTATGTAAATAATCCTAGAATTGATGTTAAAGGGATATATTTAACAGTAAATACAGCTTCATCAACAAAAAGAATGGATGAGTTGATAGAGCTAGCTAAGAGAACAGGGATAAATGCCTTTGTAATAGATGTCAAAGAGGATTTTGGAAAGATGTTATTTAAAACAGAGGCAGAATTAAAGTATATAGGTAAAAATGATAAGAGATATCCTATAAATGATATACAAGCTTTTATAAAAAAATTAAAAGACAACAATATATACGCAATAGCTAGAATAGTATCTTTTAAAGATCCTACTTATGCAGCAAAGCATCCAGACAAAGCTATTATAAAGAGAGCTACTGGAAAACCTTTCACTAATAGTGATGGAGTAATATGGGTATCCCCTCATGATAGATATCTATGGGAATACAATATAGCTGTGGCAAAGGAAGCTGCTAAGGTTGGATTTAATGAGATACAGTTTGACTATGTGAGATTTCCAGCTTCAAATGGAGGGAAACTTGATAAGGAATTAGATTATAGAAATAGTACTGGGGAATCAAAACCAGAAACTATTCAAAAATATCTAAAATATGCTAGAAAAGAGTTAGAACCATTAGAGGTATATATATCAGCAGATATCTATGGACAAGTACCAAGTTCAGATGATGATATGGGGCTTGGACAGCACTGGGAAGTAATAAGTAATGAGGTAGACGTAATCTCTCCTATGGCATATCCTAGCCATTATGGAAGGGGAGTGTATGGAATACCTGTACCTGATGCAGAGCCATATAAGACTATCTATCATACAACATTAGATGGAATAAATAGAAATTATAACTTAACTTATCCATCTCAAATCAGACCTTGGTTACAAGCTTTTACTGCTAAGTGGGTAAAAGGATATATTCCTTATGGTAAAAAAGAGATAGAAGCTCAGGTAAAAGCTTTAGAGGATTTAGGAATAAATCAATACTTATTGTGGAGCCCAAGCAATAGATATGGAATTGTAGAAAAATAG
- the truB gene encoding tRNA pseudouridine(55) synthase TruB, with the protein MEGIININKPSGITSFDVIRVLRRVLKEKRIGHTGTLDPLAEGVLVVCLGRATRLVQDIEGYSKIYTAGFELGYRTDTYDIEGKTIEESEKKSATRDELDIVLKKFIGDIKQIPPMYSALKVDGQKLYDLARKGIEVERKARDIHIDFIEVLEFDGVKGKIRCGVSKGTYIRSLIDDMGRELGTLATMNSLVREKVGDSSIDKAFTLEDIERLHNEGNSSFLQSVEEFFTYPQLEIEEGKNLTLFLNGNTIRHQSPNGRYRVYCQNKFLGLANVNNNLLKGYKYF; encoded by the coding sequence TTGGAAGGAATAATCAATATAAATAAACCTAGTGGAATTACATCTTTTGATGTGATAAGAGTATTGAGAAGAGTATTAAAAGAGAAAAGAATAGGACATACAGGAACTCTAGATCCGTTAGCTGAAGGAGTCTTAGTGGTGTGTTTAGGAAGAGCTACTAGATTAGTTCAAGATATAGAGGGATATTCTAAAATATACACTGCAGGTTTTGAGCTAGGGTATAGGACAGATACCTATGATATAGAGGGTAAAACTATAGAAGAATCAGAGAAAAAGTCTGCCACTAGAGATGAGCTAGATATAGTTTTAAAAAAATTTATAGGGGATATAAAGCAGATACCACCTATGTATTCAGCTCTTAAAGTAGATGGACAAAAGCTCTATGACTTAGCAAGAAAAGGTATAGAGGTAGAGAGAAAAGCTAGAGATATACATATTGATTTTATTGAAGTTTTAGAGTTTGATGGAGTAAAGGGAAAAATTAGATGTGGTGTTTCGAAAGGAACATATATACGTTCTCTAATAGATGATATGGGAAGAGAGCTAGGGACTCTAGCTACTATGAACTCATTAGTTAGAGAAAAGGTAGGAGATTCTAGTATAGATAAAGCATTTACTCTTGAGGATATAGAGAGATTACACAATGAAGGAAATAGTAGCTTTCTTCAAAGTGTAGAAGAGTTTTTTACCTACCCTCAACTAGAGATTGAAGAGGGGAAAAATCTTACTCTATTTTTAAACGGAAATACTATCAGACATCAAAGTCCAAATGGTAGATATAGAGTTTATTGTCAAAATAAATTCTTAGGTTTAGCAAATGTAAATAACAATTTATTAAAAGGGTATAAATATTTTTAA